From Arachis hypogaea cultivar Tifrunner chromosome 3, arahy.Tifrunner.gnm2.J5K5, whole genome shotgun sequence:
ACGATAAGAACAAGAGATATTAGCCTTAGGGATTAATCTGTCTCACAATTTTTGTTATTAAGAATggaattatcattattattttagttttagaaatcgGAAAGTCAACAAAGTGGTTAGAGATAGAATTGAGCATGATATTGActcctttaatttcttttcactGTTGATGAAAAAGCAGTGTCCAATCACATGAAGCTCTGGTTATTTGTTTCACCTGCACCACCGCTAGTATCCAAAAAGTCCCAACAACACTACTCATTAGCACCTATAAAAGTTGCAGAGAATAAAACATGATATGGAACAAAACAAGAACCAGCTAAGCAATAATTCTTCTAATAACCCacctattattattagtattcttGCGCTTGCTTTTGGCGCCAGTAGACGACGAAGGATTAGTATGCCAATTCCTTTTCCTCTGATTTATGAACCAGTTATTTATCTGCTTTAATTGCAAGCCTGTTTCCTGCACCAGCCTCGCCTTGTCTTCTTCCTGAAAAATAACGGCACTCATTTATATAACACCTATCATCAAGCTCATCAAACATTGACAAAACTCCCACAACATATGTGTGGGTATATCtcctctttcttttattattacctCCTATCTAAAATAACTATCAAAAATTAATTAccacattaattaattaaaaatatcttcGTTTAGAACAAGTTAGATTATTGTGCAAAATTATATTCATTAACTCTTCTTATCATATATATTTACTATTTCCTTtcacttattttcttttaatccctaaattttaaaaaaatttcaaaatttaataaaaatatattaatcacgTATAggctacaaaaaaaaaattaatggaaAGGATAGAATAAAaaccaatttaaaatattaaagataaaattaaaataaattaaatattaaaaaatattttttgaaacatTTGAACAAACTTTTCAAAGAAGaaatatatatcttatttttttagaaaaaggtaacaattttaaaaatgaaataacTTGACTACTAGTTGATCCTGAATAACTTAACATAGCAGAagcaaaaattatttaataatcattatgcatataaaaaaacagctactaaaataattatatataaaataaatattaaaatataaaatacacattaaaaataaattatacgaTATATATTTATACGTAAATACATTATCTGATCGGATGACTGATTTTAATGTGgacatatattttctattatctAATAAGCTTTGGGTAATTAATATACTTTCCGCTAAAACTTATTTTAAACTAAGtagatatttatatttaattcggATTCAAGGTAAAGTATATATCATAGTTATTAGAACCAAACCGATAATTAACCCAATCATATATATCACTGGATCATTAGTTCACTCGATTAACtcaatcataattaaataaaaatataaaattataaaaataaaattaaaatcaaaagttaaaatgcatgttttcattaatatattaataataatcaagTATCAAAAGTTAAAATgcatattttcataaataaattaataatgattaAGTATCAATTTTTAGACATAATTAATGATACAAAAAGAGACAATAAACTAGTTAATAGGACAATATACTTTCTcaatttaaaagaacaagaacaagcaaaaAATAACAAttgataaatcaaattcaaagaGTGATATCAAAGTCGACATCTATATTTTCGTAGgacaaatttagagtttgaccaatatttttttcattttgatttGTGTTTATATCTTCCATAGCATTGTTACTCAATCAATCATTATCTTAATCATTTTCCAAATTTAATTGATctaaatttgtgtattttttacaaattaataTCAACAATAATTCATAATAGCAACAAACAAGTAAAATGTTCGAAGAATAATTGAAAAACATATTAAGATTATATAAAGTTAGTTAAATGGACATCTTTGCTAAATCATTTTGTAAAGCATCAACATCTTTAGACGTTAAAAATGGTGGTAAATCTTTCAATATCCAATCCGTATAGTCATCAAATATTTACCTACTTTGATATGTATAGCACTTTTAAAAACTACCTGTTCATTAAATTTTAATCTTTAGTTTAGTGACTAGATAAATTGATAACATAGGAACCAAATGAGAAAGGAAAGCTATGATCTAATTTGTGTCAATGCATTTGATGACCACTTGGATTGGATATTAGAAGATTCACCACGGTTTTTAATTTCTAAAGAGATTGATGCTCTACGAAATGATTTGGTAAATATGTCTATTCAACCAACTTGAGATGATCTTGATATGTTTTTGAATTGTTTGAACATTTAATTATTAGTTGctattatgaattattttttatattaatttataaaaaatacacAAATCTAGATCAATTAAATTTGGAAGATTATCAAAATAATGATGGATCTGAGTAACAATGCTTTGAAAGATATAGATGTAaatcaaaatgagaaaaatattgGTCAAACTCCAAATTTGTCCTATGAAAATATAGATGTCGACTTTAAAATCACCCTTTAGATTTGATTTATCGATTGTGTTATCTTTTAGTTGTTCTTGTTCAGTTAAATTCAGAAAATACTAATGACTAGTTTATTGTCTTTTTTTGCACTATTAGTTATATCTAAGAATAGATACttgattattattaatatgtatatgAAGATAtgtactttaattttttattttaattttattttcataattttatattcttatttagTTATGACcgaattaattaagttaattagtgaTCCATCAGTTGAATTTGTGATCTATCGATTAAATCAGTAATTCGGTAATATAATGGTATGATGGGATTAATTATCagtacaaaaaaattaatcattttttaataattgtgaTCATAAGTGATCAGCCTTAGAATACGAGAGGGATAAAGTGAAATGAAACGTTTTCAAAATTTATCCAAATCAAATCAATTTTTATTGGTCCAATGCTTAAGCGGTTGAACAAATGACTCAACTCGGTCAGGTGATTGGACGATCGAATTTTCAGTCGAACTGACTGAGTCAAGTCGAGTTCAATAACAATAGTATATAGTCGAACTGACTGAGTCAAGTCGAGTTCAATAACAATAGTATATGAAAAAGTTTAGGggcagcagttttattgaattttggccagcatgtaattaataaagaaaggtgagccattggataaaatctcacaccaacTTCACACCAACAAATCATCGTTAATGACTTGTTGATGGTTAACGATCATAAAAATCATTCTCCCTAGCATTGctcatagtatatatatatacaccattCAATATTATATCCTACTATTGATGGTTTATCCTTCAAACTAAGAAATTTAAATGTTTATTAGAAACTTGAGAATATGTATGGTGGCCCCCACAAGCTAAGGGCATATGTAGTTAATGCATGTGTGTGAGTAAGAACATACCGTTGGATAGGGCCATTTAGAATGAGATTGCCACCAAGCTTTTAAGAGAGAGGTGGTATCCCCAGGAAGCTTCCCGGCTCTTCTCTTTCGCAGAATTTCTTCTCTTATGTCAACAATTTTATCCTTGTAACCCTGATTCACAGCACCACTTAAATTATTTCAATTGGATCCATTCAACTACTGATTATGTCTGTCATTCACTCGTTATTTCATTAATTTGTCCCTATAATACAGATACAATCATATTATTATATACGTGTATAAAATAAACATCtactaaattaatcatttttataaaatatatattaaaaataaattaatacataATGCAGATTTAGTAAGTGATTTTTCGTGTGTCAAATACTTCTTTCTAGTAGCTTGGTTTTATTAAGTTAGTTTAATTTACCTTCTTGTTTGTATTGATTTAGTTCTCTATGTACTCCACTCCACTTATTAGTGGGCGTTTAGATCCTTTGTAATTTATcagaaacaagaaagaaaactTGCATGCCACATATACGCCACCACCCAGAATCCagatttaatttgtaattatGTTGTTAAAAATACCTGTTTTAGCTCGTGCTTTAGCTCCTGGCGAACACGCTCCATTAGAGATCTTTCAGTTTCAGTTGGAACAAGAGGGCCAAAGCTGAGACTATCAGCGCCATCTAAACATCCTTCGTACAAGTTGCCATTGCTCTCTGCCGCCTGATCGTCTTCGTCGTCCGACATCGTCGTACCTGTCCCTTCTCCGGGAGATACACCTTTATGCATCACActttattattagtaattatcaTTAAGACATTAACCCTTTTGATGTGTAGTGTATGTGTGCATAATGTTGACAATACAAACACAATAGACCGGTGGTTCTTCACTACTTTCCAGTTTTTTGCTAAGAATTGAAGCTCATGTACAACTTAAATATAACCATTATAACTTATTCACAGACATATACATTACTTGCAACTTTTTTACCGAAGATTTTTGTTGTTTGCACTCGTTGGGGTTGGTAATAGTTTCAACTCATAATTCAGTACAATCACATTAAATGCATAGTGAGTTGATGAGTTTTGgattgaaaattttttggaaaagtacaagtagataatgaaaatattaatcaATGTGAATAATGGATATATCGAATGTTCAGTGCACTAGATATTcagatagttattttaatattaagatataGGTGAGTAATTTGGGAGTTTAATGTGTTTTACTTGAATTGGGTCAATTTTAGACTCTGTTTAATATATgcaaggtaaagagaaagctttcTTGAACAATAACAACATTGAGCAATAATAACCATAATCAAAAGAAGATTTTTGTAGTAAAGGACTTACCCGTCAAGCTTTGTAGAGACTGCTCCAGCTCCCAACAAGCCATCACTGCTTCCATGGCATGGACACGGACATGTTGTTGCAATTGTTCTTTAAAAGCGCAAAGCAATAGAACGTAATGTGTCTACAAAGTACAAACAAAGGTAAGGGCCAAACTGAACAAATGCTTCATAGGAACTTAATAGAATTATATATAACCAAGACAATTATTATGGGAACTAATTATTTAAACAGGAGAAAACAAAGCACTCATCAGGTGAACACGTAAAATCCGAAAGATGCAAAAATTCATATGCTAGACGATATCAGCATGCAAACACaagcattaataaaataaaatattaaaaagatattttcatGCCTTGTTACTGCCTTTTTTCTCCTTAAAAAATTCATATAAGAGATACAAACATCCCAACATATTCTATTATTTCAGT
This genomic window contains:
- the LOC112790561 gene encoding homeobox protein knotted-1-like 2 isoform X2 — translated: MAFRDHQPHEITFQSFTDEQHLNHNRDMQRMLTLSGAGDGGPAPTWLNNVRQQNFLHLQPNASSARNDDVRDMMAAEATSAEKSMDHRKNYLQQQRTMTESNNCDSEDAAEYKADILGHPLYEQLLSAHVSCLRIATPVDQLPRIDAQLQQSQRVVEKYSAHGNNGALDEKELDNFMTHYVLLLCAFKEQLQQHVRVHAMEAVMACWELEQSLQSLTGVSPGEGTGTTMSDDEDDQAAESNGNLYEGCLDGADSLSFGPLVPTETERSLMERVRQELKHELKQGYKDKIVDIREEILRKRRAGKLPGDTTSLLKAWWQSHSKWPYPTEEDKARLVQETGLQLKQINNWFINQRKRNWHTNPSSSTGAKSKRKNTNNNR
- the LOC112790561 gene encoding homeobox protein knotted-1-like 2 isoform X1 translates to MAFRDHQPHEITFQSFTDEQHLNHNRDMQRMLTLSGAGDGGPAPTWLNNVRQQNFLHLQPNASSARNDDVRDMMAAEATSAEKSMDHRKNYLQQQRTMTESNNCDSEDAAEYKADILGHPLYEQLLSAHVSCLRIATPVDQLPRIDAQLQQSQRVVEKYSAHGNNGALDEKELDNFMTHYVLLLCAFKEQLQQHVRVHAMEAVMACWELEQSLQSLTGVSPGEGTGTTMSDDEDDQAAESNGNLYEGCLDGADSLSFGPLVPTETERSLMERVRQELKHELKQGYKDKIVDIREEILRKRRAGKLPGDTTSLLKAWWQSHSKWPYPTEEDKARLVQETGLQLKQINNWFINQRKRNWHTNPSSSTGAKSKRKNTNNNSGGAGETNNQSFM